The Solanum lycopersicum chromosome 9, SLM_r2.1 genome window below encodes:
- the LOC101261359 gene encoding uncharacterized protein → MASRKRSMSNDVDMHVLYKELDGASCPICMDHPHNAVLLLCSSHDKGCRSYICDTSYRHSNCLDRFKKLKAENRDNPPTMTQGNLDIAVEIPAEHLELRNLSDRTVVHGYHDIPADEVVATGAFPGGSEENGNSNRDNRMEMQEGALQTSDAVTVWGSSHETVNADNSSDSILKLKCPMCRGDVLGWKVVEEARKYLNLKHRSCSRESCSFLGNYRELRRHARRDHPTARPADIDPSRQRAWRRLENQREYDDIVSAVRSAMPGAVVFGDYVIENGDRLSVERERGSGANGRWLSTFFLFQMFGSMDPISEARGGRSRALSRHRRSTGPLSRRRYPWGENLLGLQDHNNNEDEGEPDVNILSGDMSNNPRRRRRLMRSRSDEDQQ, encoded by the coding sequence ATGGCTAGTAGGAAACGAAGCATGTCAAATGATGTAGATATGCATGTACTGTACAAGGAATTGGATGGAGCTTCATGCCCTATATGCATGGATCATCCACACAATGCTGTTCTTCTCCTTTGTAGCTCTCATGATAAGGGATGCCGGTCATACATTTGTGATACAAGTTATAGGCATTCAAATTGTTTGGACCGTTTCAAAAAACTCAAAGCCGAAAATAGGGACAATCCTCCCACTATGACACAGGGGAACCTGGATATTGCTGTTGAGATACCCGCTGAACACTTGGAGCTGAGAAATTTAAGTGATCGTACTGTTGTTCACGGATATCACGACATACCTGCCGATGAAGTTGTAGCAACTGGTGCATTTCCTGGAGGATCAGAAGAAAATGGAAATAGTAACAGAGATAATCGCATGGAGATGCAGGAAGGTGCTCTACAGACTTCGGATGCTGTTACTGTTTGGGGAAGTAGTCATGAAACAGTGAATGCAGATAACTCATCTGACTCAATATTGAAATTGAAGTGTCCGATGTGCCGTGGAGACGTATTAGGTTGGAAGGTAGTGGAAGAAGCCAGAAAGTATCTGAATTTGAAGCATAGAAGTTGCTCTCGTGAATCATGTTCATTCCTTGGTAACTACAGGGAATTGCGTCGGCATGCTAGGAGAGATCACCCCACAGCACGCCCTGCTGATATTGACCCTTCAAGACAGCGAGCTTGGAGACGGCTTGAGAATCAGAGAGAGTACGATGACATTGTCAGTGCTGTTCGCTCAGCCATGCCTGGTGCAGTTGTATTTGGTGATTATGTGATTGAGAATGGAGACAGGCTATCTGTTGAAAGGGAACGAGGCTCAGGTGCAAACGGAAGATGGTTGAGTACCTTCTTCTTGTTTCAGATGTTTGGCTCAATGGATCCAATATCTGAAGCAAGAGGTGGCAGGTCAAGAGCTTTGTCAAGGCACCGTCGATCCACTGGACCTCTATCTAGGCGCCGCTATCCTTGGGGTGAAAACCTTCTTGGTCTACAAGACCACAACAATAATGAAGATGAGGGTGAACCTGATGTTAACATATTGAGTGGTGATATGTCTAATAATCCAAGAAGGCGCAGGCGGTTGATGCGGTCTAGGTCAGATGAAGATCAGCAGTAA